In the genome of Pseudomonas putida, one region contains:
- a CDS encoding C40 family peptidase, with the protein MPPLFKTWLTLCLLLPLAAHATNREQRLPNGFTGYTTNATVKHAPVKYSTLRARPSNAAKASSNLPAVAMSAKQSSNVLSRAVNVLGTPYRWGGSSPSKGFDCSGLVKYAFTDVADVDLPRTSNAMAQGHGVKVAKSDLKPGDLIFFNIKSRRVNHVAIYLGNDRFIHAPRTGKRVSIDTLSKPYWQKHYVVAKRVLPKEQQTLALAKR; encoded by the coding sequence ATGCCGCCTTTGTTCAAGACATGGCTGACCCTCTGCCTATTGTTGCCCCTGGCCGCCCACGCCACCAATCGTGAGCAACGTCTTCCAAACGGTTTCACCGGCTATACTACTAACGCCACGGTGAAACACGCGCCGGTCAAGTACAGCACCTTGCGCGCCCGCCCGAGCAATGCCGCCAAGGCCTCGAGTAACCTGCCCGCCGTGGCCATGTCGGCCAAGCAGAGCAGCAACGTGCTCAGCCGCGCAGTGAATGTGCTTGGCACGCCCTATCGCTGGGGCGGCAGCAGCCCGAGCAAGGGCTTTGACTGCAGTGGCCTGGTCAAGTATGCCTTCACCGATGTCGCCGACGTCGACCTACCGCGCACCTCCAATGCCATGGCCCAAGGGCATGGCGTCAAAGTGGCGAAAAGCGACCTCAAGCCTGGCGACCTGATCTTCTTCAACATCAAGAGCCGCCGGGTCAACCACGTGGCCATCTACTTGGGGAATGATCGCTTCATCCACGCGCCGCGCACCGGCAAGCGGGTGAGCATCGACACCCTGAGCAAGCCGTACTGGCAGAAGCATTACGTGGTCGCCAAGCGCGTACTGCCCAAAGAGCAGCAGACCCTGGCCCTGGCCAAGCGTTGA